The genomic segment CTCGCTCTGCGCGCCGACGACGATCTCGAGCACCGGGCCCACCGGGTGCGTGCACTTGCCACAGCTCCACAGGGCTTCCTTGACCTCGCCCTTCTTGAGCCGCTGCGAAACCTCGTGCGCCATGGTGTCGGGATTGCCGCGGCGGCGCCAGAAGTAGATGGCCCGCTCGACCGCCACGCCAAGCGTGACGATGCTGAACAGGATCAGGATGATCATCGACGGACTCTCGGCCGTCAGCTTCAACCAGTCGAACTCGCTGAACATCGGGATGCCTCCTCTTTGGCCGTTACCGGCGGGACTCGAGCTCGGTCGCACGTTCCTTGGCCGCGACGACGAGCTCCGGATCCGTCGCGTTCTTGATGAGATCGCGATAGGCGGTGAGCGCCTTCCCGAACTCCTGGTTTCTCTCGTGCACTGCGGCACTGCGCGCCAGGGCCGAGAGACGGTATGGATTGGACTTGTCGCCGCACTTCGCGGCAGCCGCGTAGGAAGAGAGCGCGGCCTTCTCGTCGCCTGACTGTTCCTCGCAGTAACCGGCCCGGAACTGCACCTCGACGCGCAGATCGGTTTCGAGACTCGCCGCCAGGGCCGCGTTGTACTCGCGCGCTGCCTCGGCGTAACGGCCCGCGTCCTCGTTGATGGCACCGAGCTGGAATGCGACTTGGCCGGCACGACGGTCGCGCGGATAGTCCGCCCGGTACTGCTCGAGCAGGGCCTGTGCGGCATCTACGTCGCCGAGCATGCGCTGGCACAGGGCCAGGTTGTAGCGGGCGGCGGATCTGAGTTCAGCCGGGACGCTGTCGGAGAGTACGGCGGTGAAGTCCACCGCCGCGCGCATGTAGTCGCCCTCTGCGAAACGGCTGGCGCCCAGTTGCAACTGCACGGTCGGACGCAGCTCGCTCGCCGGGAAGAACGTGACGAACTGTTCCCACGCACCGCGCGCCTCGGCTTCGCGACCGGAACGGCTGTACGAGTCGCCCATCAGGTAGAGTGAGCGGTCGCCGGCCGAGTAGGAGGGGAACTGGCTGACGACACGGCGGAACGCCTCCGCGGCGCCCTCGAAGTCATCCGCCTGGTAGCGCCGCAGTGCGATCTCATACTGGGCATCCGCGGCGAAGCTGCTGGAGGGGAAGCGCTCCACCAGTTCGGCCAGCACTTCCTCGCCGTTCTCTTTCTGGCCCAGCTGATACAGGGCCAGCTCGATGCCGCGTTTCGCATCCTCAGCCACCGCGTGGTTGGGGAAGCGCTCGATGACCATGGAGTAGGCCTCGATGGACTCCGGATAGTGGCCGGCGTTGTAGTCGCACTGCGCGATGCGCAGCGTTCCCACCGCCGACGAGCGGCTGTCCGCAAAATTGGTGGTGAGGCTCAGGTAACAGGCCTTCGCCTCTTCGTAGTGGCCCGCGGTGAAATAGACGTCACCCGCCCGCACCAGCGACTTCTCCGCGATGGGGGCGGTGGGGTCCATCCGCGCGACTTCCTCCCAGCGGTCCACGGCGTCGCCGTCCTGTCCCAGGCGCAGGTAGCACATGCCGGCCTGGTAGAGGGCCTGCGCACGGTCGGGGTGCGACGGGAAGCTGGCGAGGAACGATTCATAGGCCTTGGCGGCCTCTTTGTAGTGCTTCTCGTTGAAGAGAATGTGCGCCTTGTTGAGATAGGCGAAGCTCATGTCGCTCGACGCGCCGCTGGACGCGTAGCGGGCCAGCATGCGGTCCTGCGTCTGCATGGCCAGGTCGAGCTCGCCTTCCTGCGAGTAGGACCACGCCAGCAGCCGGTACGCGGGTACCGCGACGTCGGGGGTGGTGAACTCGGCGAGCAACTGCGTCAGCATCTGCTGCGCCTCGTCCTGCCGGCCCTGTGCGGCCAGAGCGTCAGCGTCGATCAGGAGTGCATTCGCGCGCCACAGCGACTTGCTGGGCGGCATGCGCTGCAGCAGCAGGTGGGGAATGCCCGAGAGCAGCCCCAGGTTTCCGGCGCGGTGGTAGGAGAGTTCCAGCAGGCACAGTGACGCCTCCACCAGTTCCTGCTTCTCCGGCGTTTCGAATTCGATGGTGCCCTCGCCGCGCACGGGCGCATAACGATCGAGCACGACGCGGAAGTAGGGCGCGGCCGCCGCGTAGCGGTTCTGCGACAGCAGTCCCGCGCCGGCCAGGTAGGCCGCGGCGGGTGCCTCGCGCGACGTCGGGTATCCGGAAACGACCGCCTGGTACGCACCCGTTGCCTCGGCGGGCCGGCCCAGGGCGTCGAGACTGCGCGCCACGCGGTACTGCGCCAGCGAGGCCAGGCCATGCTGGAAGTAGCGCGTCAGCACCTTGTTGAACTCGACGATGGCGGCCTCGTACTGCTCCGCCGAAAACAGCACCTCGCCCAGAACAATCTGTGCGCGTGCGGCGATCGTCGTGCCGGCGTACTCGGAGGCGACGGCACGCAACTGCGCCGTGCCTTCGTCGAATTCGCCGGCCAGAACCGTGGATGCTGCTCCGCGCAGGCGCGCCTCGGCGCGGACCTCATCGGAGTTCACCGCGGCAACGACTTTGGCGAACTCCTCCGCCGCGCTCGCGTAGGCGCCGCTCTTGAAGAAGACATTGGCCTTGGCCAGTCTGGCGACGTCGCGCAGGCGCGGATCGTCGTAGCGGTCCGCGACTTCCTGGTAACGGGCGGCCGCCTTGAGCGGTTTGCCGGTGGCCTCGTCGGTGAGCGCGCGCAGGTACACGCACGCCGGATCCAGCGACGTCCCGCTCGGCTCCACCTTCACGTCGGAATAGCGACCCTCCAGGAACGCCGTGGTTCCCTCGGCCAGCGTCAAGCGGGCGTCATTGGCGAGCCACGGGAACTCGCGTCGGGTCTGCGCGAGTATAGAGACGGCCAGACCGACGCTGTCGCGGCGAATGGCGTTCCACGCGCGCGCCAGCATTGCCTCGCTGCGCGCGGGAGAGTTCGGGTTGTCTCGCAGCCACTTCACCCACTCCTTCTCCGCGTCCTCGTCGCGTCCCGTCGCTTCCAGAGTCTGGATGGCGGCGAGGCTCGCGTCGTCCACGAGGGGCGTCCTCTTTGCGTCCTTGCCAGCCTCGCGGTACGTCTTGTTGGCCTGGTCGTACTGCCCGAGCGCAAACAGGATCTCGCCGGCCAGGAAACGCGCCGCGGCCTTCTGCTCCTTCGGCACATCACCATCCAGGAACAGGCTCATGCGGCGGTCGAGATCCACGATGGCGGCGGTTCTTTCCGGCGCCGGCAGGTGCTGCGCCGCGTCGAACGCCAGCCCGATGTCGGAAAGTGGCTCCACCGGTGCACCCGCGCGCGCAGCTGCAGACACGGCAATCGTGCCGAGCGCGAGCAGTGCCAGCGCGGCGCCCTGGCGGCGCATGCGTTCGGCCATGAGAGTCAACTGGTTGCGCATGTCCTTCTCCTCGTCAGTGAACGATCACCGGAACGCTGCCCTGCGGACCCGACGTTGTGATCTCGACGGTCTTGTTCTCGGTACGCAGCACCCGTCCCTCGTCGTCGGTGACGGTCATGCGGTAGTGGTAGATGCCGTCGGGAAGGGTCATGCCGTTCTCGTCCTTGCCGTCCCACATGACGTGCGCGGGCGGAACACCCAGACCGCCGAACGAACGCACGGTTTCGCCGTGCTTGTCGACGATCGCCAGGTGCCATTCCCGGGTTTCGGCCTTGGTGCGCGCCTTGATCTCAAACTTGGTCACGGAGTTCTCGCCCAGCGGAGAGAACACCTGCGGTGTCGCCGTCGACGTGGCAAAGAAGCCGCCGAAACGGTACGAGAGCGCCACGCGGTGGATGATGCCGAGGTCGTGGTCCGACATGCCGTAGTCGAACTGCAGGCCCTGGTTGAGGCGGTAACTGAAGCCACCCGCGGGCTCGCTCTCAAAGAATCCGGCGCGCAGGCCGAAGGCCTCGTAGAGCCACACTTCGGTGCCGGCGCGGAACGTCGTGCCGGGGCCATCGCGGTGGTCGACTTCCAGCGAGAGCAGGCCCTTGCCGTTCAGGTATCCGAGCCCCAGGCCGCCGCGCACTTCGAGCGGGAAGGACTCTTCGACATCGCGCGCGGTCAGGGTGGGACCACCGATGTTGAGCACCGACGCGCCCAGGCGAACCCGGGGCGTGATGCCGTACATGAGGCCCATGTCGAAGCCGACGCCGGAGGCGTCGGCGTCTTCCACCTGCTGACGGATGATCTTGATGTTGGCACCCACCGAAAAGCGCGGAGAGAACGCCTTGGATCCCGAAATCAGGAATGCCATGTCGCTCTGCTTGAACTCGCCCAGCGATTCG from the Candidatus Krumholzibacteriia bacterium genome contains:
- a CDS encoding tetratricopeptide repeat protein; translated protein: MRNQLTLMAERMRRQGAALALLALGTIAVSAAARAGAPVEPLSDIGLAFDAAQHLPAPERTAAIVDLDRRMSLFLDGDVPKEQKAAARFLAGEILFALGQYDQANKTYREAGKDAKRTPLVDDASLAAIQTLEATGRDEDAEKEWVKWLRDNPNSPARSEAMLARAWNAIRRDSVGLAVSILAQTRREFPWLANDARLTLAEGTTAFLEGRYSDVKVEPSGTSLDPACVYLRALTDEATGKPLKAAARYQEVADRYDDPRLRDVARLAKANVFFKSGAYASAAEEFAKVVAAVNSDEVRAEARLRGAASTVLAGEFDEGTAQLRAVASEYAGTTIAARAQIVLGEVLFSAEQYEAAIVEFNKVLTRYFQHGLASLAQYRVARSLDALGRPAEATGAYQAVVSGYPTSREAPAAAYLAGAGLLSQNRYAAAAPYFRVVLDRYAPVRGEGTIEFETPEKQELVEASLCLLELSYHRAGNLGLLSGIPHLLLQRMPPSKSLWRANALLIDADALAAQGRQDEAQQMLTQLLAEFTTPDVAVPAYRLLAWSYSQEGELDLAMQTQDRMLARYASSGASSDMSFAYLNKAHILFNEKHYKEAAKAYESFLASFPSHPDRAQALYQAGMCYLRLGQDGDAVDRWEEVARMDPTAPIAEKSLVRAGDVYFTAGHYEEAKACYLSLTTNFADSRSSAVGTLRIAQCDYNAGHYPESIEAYSMVIERFPNHAVAEDAKRGIELALYQLGQKENGEEVLAELVERFPSSSFAADAQYEIALRRYQADDFEGAAEAFRRVVSQFPSYSAGDRSLYLMGDSYSRSGREAEARGAWEQFVTFFPASELRPTVQLQLGASRFAEGDYMRAAVDFTAVLSDSVPAELRSAARYNLALCQRMLGDVDAAQALLEQYRADYPRDRRAGQVAFQLGAINEDAGRYAEAAREYNAALAASLETDLRVEVQFRAGYCEEQSGDEKAALSSYAAAAKCGDKSNPYRLSALARSAAVHERNQEFGKALTAYRDLIKNATDPELVVAAKERATELESRR
- a CDS encoding PorV/PorQ family protein; its protein translation is MKRNGLSRSILTTMSGHATRLVLAAALIAAVMPAPAAAQDASYGVPGDWLSDYVSARAVGLGGAFVAAADDPLGAVWNPAGLVLQSQNAFALETARYFEGTSVNAFSFTVPARTLPTIGFTMLALNSGDFERTNELNESLGEFKQSDMAFLISGSKAFSPRFSVGANIKIIRQQVEDADASGVGFDMGLMYGITPRVRLGASVLNIGGPTLTARDVEESFPLEVRGGLGLGYLNGKGLLSLEVDHRDGPGTTFRAGTEVWLYEAFGLRAGFFESEPAGGFSYRLNQGLQFDYGMSDHDLGIIHRVALSYRFGGFFATSTATPQVFSPLGENSVTKFEIKARTKAETREWHLAIVDKHGETVRSFGGLGVPPAHVMWDGKDENGMTLPDGIYHYRMTVTDDEGRVLRTENKTVEITTSGPQGSVPVIVH